The genomic window AGCGAGATGGCGGCGACGAGCATCAGCGAGTGTCGGGTGGTCATGGCAGCCTCGATGGAGTGATGGGACGAAGGTCGCTACTTCCTGATACGGTACAGCTGCGCCTGCTCTTCGTCCATTGGACCCTTGCCGAGGCCGAGGAGATAGTCGGAACCGATCTCCAGTACTTGGACTCCAGCGGGGAGGGTGACGTGTCCGAGGAATCGGCCATCCTGCCGGAAGACGCCCCAGCGACGCGCTGGAATATCCGGGATCTCGAAGCGTCGCACCCAGGTGTTGCCGTCGCGGTCGACCTCCAGGGCCGTGTAGGCGGGGAAGCGCTGTGGCATCGGGTAGTCTTTCGTGGCCAGGGCCGTCCGGATCTCGATTGACTCGCGGTCGGTGAGCGTGGCGGAGGTGTAGCTGTTTCGCATCGCCGACGTCAACTCGAACGACTCGAGCGGCCCTCTCACGATCCGACGCAGTCGGCCGTCGTCCGAGTAGCGGCGGAAGGAGAGTTCGTGAGGTTCGCCGACGACCAGCTGGTCGCCATCCTGTCCGAGCTGGGTCTGGCTGCCGAACGGGTGGGGAAAGCCGATGCCACCCTTCGGAGCGCTGATGTTGATGTAGGAGCGCAATCGCATCGTGAGGAGATCTCGGCGCGCACCACCGAGCGAATCCAGGACGCGAAGTTGGAGCGAGGTGTCGTAGATCACGTCGCTCGGGTCTTCACCGATCCGCCGGATGTCCTCCTTGACCACCAGACCTGTCCCGTCGAGGCAGAGCAGGGGCCACATCATGTTGTCGGCGAACGTGAATTCCCGTCGATAGGCGAGGTCGGTCCCCCAGACGGAGATGCGCTGACCACTCTGCACCCAGATCGCGTCACGGCCGCAGCGGGACGCGTATTCGATATAGCGAAACTCGCCCGGTCCGTTGCCTCGTCGGCCCCGTGCGACCAGAAATGTGCCGGTCGAATCGAATGCGCGGAGCTGGTGGCTGGAGCCGTCCAGGACGACGATCGATCCATCGTCCCGACGGAAGGCATCTACGACATGCGACAGGAGGTAAGGGTCGTCCCCTTCGGCCTTGCCGATCGTCAGTGTGGGAGTCGAGTCGACGGTCCATCCTGGAGTACTGTCCCAGAGAGCACTACCGGACTCGACAATCTCCACGCCGGCGCTGTCACGGGTTGCGAACGGGACGATGGGTTGGGTGCCGCCACCGCAGGCGGTGAGTGCCATCAGGCTCAGGCCAGTGCGAAGAGAGCATCGCGTCCCGGTCATGGCCTTTGGATCTCCTTGACACGATAGAGTTGCAACTCGGTCGGCCGGTCCGACGACTCAGGCAGGGTGCACTCCAGCAACAACCACTTGCTAGTGACAGAGGCCGGCATTCCCCTGCGGTTGAGATAGCAGGGGAGGACGGTGCGCCCGAGAAAGGTGGTATCGGCGAAGACGTCGACCGTCGTTGAATCGTTCAGCGTCCCGATCACCCAAAGTCGCCCAACGTCGTCGACATGGAGCGGGGCGCGGAAGAAGTGCGGCGTAACCTCGCGATCGAGGGTGTCGAGGCGTGCGCTGATGCCAGGCTGCCGCACGGCTTTGCCATCCGGTCCGACGTACGGCTGCAGCCCGCGCGTGAGGCTCGCGCGATACTCCGCGGCCTCGCGGGGGCCGCGGTGGTGAGGCGGTAGCTGCCTGCCGAAGACGGCCAGCGGTTTGCCGCTACCATCGTAGCTGTAGATCCGGAAGTTGTAGGAGTCGCCGATGTAGATGCGATCAGGGCCGAGCGCGTAGGGCAGGAGGTCAAGGCGTTGGCCGAGCCAGGCCGCCACGATGTGTCTGAGCCCCGAGTCGGTCGCGGGGATCAGGGTCCGGTCGGGGCCGCCGCGCACGGCAGTTCGCAGGACCGCCGGGGCCGCCTGCGTACCGGGTCCTGGGGGGACCCAGAGATCCACGGAGTCTCCGGCCCACGCTGCCGGCCACCGAACGACGGGGGCCAGTGACTCACCGAGGGGATCCCCTCGGAACGAGTACAGCAGGGAAACCATTCGGCGCGCGTCCCAGATCCAGATGCTCGTGTCGCGCGGCTGCATGAAGAGCGGGCTACGAAACTCGCCCGGTCCATCACCCTGTCGGCCGAACGCATGCAGTCGACGGCCAGTGGAATCGACGATCCTGAACATCGGCGCATCACTCGCCGACGCGCGGAACACGACGACTCCCTCTCCGCTGATTGCGAGCGGGCCATACTCGTCGTCAGCAAGATCCGCTTCTGCGAGCGTGAAAGCTCGACGCTCCAGCTGTGGCATCTCGGTGAGCTGCGTGGCCGCCGCGATGCGCTCCGCCGGTTGTTGTGGTGGCGGTTCGGCCGAGCGACAGCCTGACAGGAGCCCGAGGAGCGGAAGGAGTTGAACGAGGCGCATGAGGGCACTCCGAGGCGAAGGGGGTAGTGCACTCAATGTCAGGCTTGGAGATGGCGGGGGCGTGGCGCAAGGATGACGATTCGCTAACGAGGATGTCCTACCTCTCCATCACCCGCGCCGTTCCCGAAACGCGAATCGAACTGCCCGGGACATCCGGGATCTCCGCCCGGAGAAGCGACCGCATCCCCATATCCTCGCCCTGCACGATGTCGATCACGCCGCCGTGCGGCCAGCCGATGTCGCGCAAGTAGCCGGCGAACGCCGCCGTCGCGGCGCCGGTGGCCGGGTCTTCGTAGACGCCGCCCGACGCAAAGGGATTCCGCGTATGGAAGCGCTGCGCCGACTCGGCCCAGCCGAAAAGGATGGTGACGAGCCCCTCGCGTTGCATCAGCGCTCGACCGGCCTCCTGGTCGTACCGCATCGCGGCGAGGAGCGCTCGCGACTTCAAGATGACCACGAGATGGTCCGCGCCCCCGTGCGCAATCGCCGGAGGGATGCGCGAGTCAAGGTCCTGCGCCGTGTACCCGAACATCCCGAGCACTTCCGACGTCAGCAGTGGCGAGACCGGAGCACTGCGAGTCGGCGGCGACTGCAGCGCCGCCATTACCACGGTCCCGTCGCGCCGCCCTTCGACCGTGATCCTGGCGTCGTTCAACTCGAGTGCGAAGGTGCCGTCGCCGTGCGCGAGCGCGAGCGCTGCCCCGAGCGCAATCGTCGCGTGGCCGCAGAAGGGGACCTCGGAGGCCGGGGCAAAGTACCGGACGCGGAAGCCGGTTGCCGTCGGGACCGCGAACGACGTCTCCGAGAAGCCGACCTCATGCGCCGTGCGTTGCATCTCGGCGTCAGAGGGGAAGGCGTCGCCGATCCAGACGCCGGCGGGATTGCCACCCTGGTTGCCGTCGGAGAAGGCGGCGATGCGCTGGACCTTGGCGGCCTCGTTCCCGTCGCTCACGTCATCCGCCGCGTGATCTGCCGCAAGACGCGCCACCCGGTCGCATCGTGGATGACGTCCCAGACACCGAGCTCCCAAAACCTGGTCGGCATTTCATTCCGGATAACCACGTGACTGGTGCACGACAGTTCGACCGTGAGGCGTCGGACGCCGTCCTCTGGCGTGCTCGTGTCAGAGACCGTAATCAGGTACCCGCCGGTCCACCGCCCCGGGGCGCTGGTGACGCTGGGGCAATCGATGGGGGATGATGACTTTGGCGGTGTGACGCGTAGCGAATCGTTGCTGCCGAGCAGGCGCATTGTCGTGGAGTCGGCGGCCTGATAACTGATGCCGGTGGGGTGGCCGTAGCCACCTGTCCGCGTGAGCACCACTTGCCGCACCAGCGCATCGAAGGTGGCGACACCTTGCGCCGCGGTTGGTAGCGGAACAAGCGCGAGGAGGATGGCCCTCACCATCAGGCGAGGCAGGTACGGCCGTCCGGCCATGTGACCTCCTGTCCGCGGATGAGAGTGGAGACGCTCGGGGCCGATGGCCATTGCCCTTGGGCGTTCTGCCATTCGATGCCGAGAATCAACCGGTTACCGACGACCACCCCCGAAGCGCGTGCCGGCGTGCCGACACCACCTAGCCAGGAGGTTGCGTCTACGGTCCCGATCGCCGCGAACGATCCATCCGATGCCACCTGAATCGGGCCCTCGAGTCTGATGCGCATACACGGGAGGGAAACGAACACCTCGGAGGTCGAGGCGGTCACCTTGCGATTGGGGCCACCCCAGCTTCCGACGAGGGCACCAGTGGCATCGATGGAGGTCGTGCCGCAGCCCGCGAGGAGAAGGAGGCCCGCGAGCGCGATCTTCACGGCGCGCCGCCTCCGTCGCGCCTGACGTCGAACATGATCCCCTGCGTGACGCGGGTGCGCACCGGCTGCCCTCTGAGGCAGCCGGGCCAGAAGCGGGTCGCCGCCGCCACCCTCCGTGAGGGCTCCTCGAACGCCGGGTTGGTCGAGGAGATCACGGTCACGCTGGTGCTGTCCACAGAGCCATCGCCGTTGATGATGTAGGCGAGCGTGACTCTGCCCTTGACGCCCGCTTGCCGAAGGGCGGCCGGGTATTGGACCGCCGGTCCATCGCGATAGGCTGGCGGAAGATCGATCTCATCAGAGGTGAAGACCCTGCCATCTACGACTGGGCCACTGCACGCTGGCAGCCGCTCGGTGGTGGCCGTGGCAGTGCGGCTCGACGCCGAAGCGGCAGGGGCTGGGGCAGGGGCGGGTGTCGGTGCCGGCACGGTCGACGAGCAGCCGGCGAGGAGCGCGGCGGTCAGTGCGGTCACGGCGGCCAGGGCGGGCCACGATGCGGGAGGGGGGGGGGGGGGGGGGGGGGGGGGGGGGGGGGGGGGGGGGGGGGGGGGGGGGGGGGGGGGGGGGGGGGGGGGGGGGGGGGGGGGGGGGGGGGGGGGGGGGGGGGGGGGGGGGGGGGGGGGGGGGGGGGGGGGGGGGGGGGGCCCAGAAGGGCCGGCGACGAGTGGGGATTCCCTCCGCTAGCCATATGAACGGTGATGGGCGAGCTGCGAAGCCGCCACGGCGAATGAGCTCCACCCTCCCGGTGTGGCGTGGTGACCGGGGGGCGGGGCTCAGCGCCGCTCCACCCGATACACCCTGAGCACGAACGCACCATCGTCACGCGTCTCGACGGAGGCGATGCGGTCGCCGCGCCAATACCAGTTCTCGTTCCCGGAGATCGGATTCGCGACCACTCCCAGCCAGCGCCCATCCGGCGCGTACACATCGAAGGTCGATTTCGGGCGCTGCACCCACAGCGTGCCCTGCGAATCCACGTGCAGGTCGCTGAACGCGGGCCGCAGCTTGGGGACATCCCCGCGTCGCGTGGTCAGCGCGGCGCCGCACTGCTTCGCGAAGAAGGTGGTGTCATCGAAGATGTACGCCAGATTCGCGTCGGTCACTGGCACCCTCGGCCGATCGCTGGTGGTGACCAGAATCGTGTCTGACCCACGTCGCGTCAACACGAACCGGTCGGCGTCGCTCACGCCCCACCAGGTTAGGCCATTCGGACCGGCCGCTGCCATCCGTTCGGCCTGATACGGGAGTTGGAAGCTGCACGGCGCGATGACAATTGGCTCCGGGCCCGGCGGCAGCGTGACGGAATCGACAAAGCGGCTGCCATCCAGCGACCACCACCGAATGGCCGTCCGGGGGTTGGTGAAGGGCCCGCCGATCGCGAATCGGCCCGCGGTGTCGACGACGGGCATGTCGTTGACGCAACAGGGGAGCAACGTCTCCCGGCCCAGTATCCCGTTTCTGTCGAATGCGGCGAGGACCGAACGCTGGTTGTCGACGACGTAGATGGAGTCGCGGGCCACGAACAGTTCGGGACCGCGGAACTCGCCAGGCCCCTCGCCCTCGCGCGAGAACTGTCCAAGGGGCTCAAGCGTCGGGGAGAATCGTGATATGAAGACGGGGCGTTGATTGACGACGACCACTCCGCCGTCGGCGAACAGCGCCGGGGAGTTGGGCCGCTCCATCGCGCCGAGCTCACCGAACTTGAACGTTCGCTCCGAGACCTTGACGATCTTCCAGCCGTTGGTGTCCGCCCACCCTGAAGGGGCGTGGTTGGTGACCGTGATCTGCCCCGACGGGAGCGTGTCGATCACCGCCGGCGGCTGCTCGCCCGATGTGCAGGCCACGACGCTGAGCCATGCAAGGAGTGCCCACCGCCCCCGGAGCAGGCGGATCATTCGTGACTCTCCAACCGTCCCTCCTGCTTGCCCGCCGCCCGCGCGGCATCGCCGATGTACACGGAGCAGCGCCGCGGCCCATCGAGAATGGCGTCGTTGCTCACCGTGACCGAATACCCGGTGGGAGTCCCGGTACATTTCACGATGTGGCCTGGCGTCAGCGTCAGCAGTCCCAACCGATCGAGCGTCGCCGCATCCGTCGCGTAGTCGCCCCATTTCTGGCGATACGCCTCCTGCGCCGTCATGAAGTTGCGGATATCCCGCTTGACCGCCGCCAAGGTGCCCTCGTCGCCAAACGACATGTCGCCTCCCGGATGTGACCGTCGATTCGCCCGCCTGATTGAAGCTACCCCGATTCCCCCGACTGCAACCCGCCACCCCCCTCGCCCCCGAAATCGCTGTAAACTTCCCCATGCCCCTGACACGCCGCGAAGCCCTCGAGACCCTCGGCGCCCTCTTCGCCGCGCCGCTCCTCCGCTGGCCCGTGCTGCCCCCCGATCCGCTCGCCGGGACCATCCTCCAGTTCCAGACCGGCCGCGCCCGTGGGGAATGGACCGCGCTCACGGTGACCCGCCAGGCGATCGACCATAGCTACGCCTGGAATCGCCGGCTCCATTCGACCGACCTGCTCAGTGACCGCGCCCTCGCCGAGGCCGCAGCCTCCGACCAACGCGCCCGACGCGGCGCCCTGCGTGGTCCGCTCGACGGCGTCCCGCTCTTCGCGAAGTCGATCTATGACATGGCCGGCCTCCCGACCACTGCCTCGAGTGCCGCCTGGGCGGAGCTCTTTCCTGAGCCGGTACGCCACGACTCGTTGGAGGTCGCCCGGCTCCGCGCCGCCGGCGCGGTCCTCCTCGGCAAGACGGCCGCCGACGATTTCGCCTACCGCGGCAACGGCACCGCCTCGCTCTCTGGCCAGGTGATCAATCCGTACGACTCGGCCGATATCAAGACCCCCGGAGGCTCCAGCGCCGGCTCCGCCGTCTCCGTCGCCTGCGGCATCGCCTTCGCCGCCTTGGGCACCGACGACGGGGGCTCCAATCGCATCCCGGCACAGTTCACCGGCGTCGTCGGGGTGAAACCGACCTTCGGCCTCGTCCCACGCAGTGGCGTGATTCCGACCTGGCCCTACCTCGACACCCACGGCCCGCTCTCTCGCTTCGTCGCAGATGCCGCGCTGATGCTCGACGCGATCGCCGGCCCCGACGCCTCAGACGGCCTCGCCCTCACCTCGCCATGGCGCCGCGGCTCCCTCACGTCACTTGACGATCACGCGCTGCGGGGGGCCCGCCTCGGCTTGGTGGAGTTCCACGTCCCGCGCGACCAGATGTCTCCCGAATCCGTGGCACTCTTCGATCGGTCCATCGCTGATCTCAAGAGCGCTGGTGCCATCGTCGAGCCGTTCGCCCCGGTGGTCACCCGCGCCACGGTTCGGCAACTGTTCGCGGCGAGTGCCACCTCCCGCAAGGACGTCCGCCCGGACCCAAACTCCCCCGCCGCCACCGCCAACGCCCTCCTCCGCTATTTCCAGCGGCAGGGAAGTGCCCACGCGGAGCGGGACGTGCAGAGGGGCCTGGCGGCCTTCCAGAAGTTCTATGACGTGCTCCCGAAGGAATGGGAGGCGATGGCGAAGCTGATGGTGCAACCGTACGAGAGCGACCCGGCGGGGGTGTCGTTTGCCCGGTCGCGCGCTGAGGTGACGGCGCAACTGGCCGAGTCGTTCCGGCAGCAGCGGATCGAGGCGATGGTCTACCCCACGATGCCGTTCCCGGCGCCCCGCGCCGTCGACAACTGGCCCGACATCCGCACCACGCTCGGCTACGGCAACTGGCTCGGCCTCCCCGAAGTCTCGGTGCCGAGCGGCCTCGGCAGCGACGGCATGCCGGGAGGCAACCTCTCGTTCGTCGGACTGCCGGGGAGCGATGCACGCCTCCTCGCGCTCGCGCACAGCTACGAGCAGGCATCGAAGCGGTTCGTTGCACCGAAGGTGCCCGGCTAGGGTACGACCCGCTTCATCTCACACGCACGGCACCCGGAGAAGCTCGCGATGCATCTGTTGGCCCTTGTCGGACTATCCGCTGGCCTTGTCGGTACGCCGCCGACCATGCGCGACGCCTACCCGCGTCAGCCGGGGATCGACGTGCAGCACTATCGCTTCGAACTCGCGCTCAACGACTCGACCGACGACCTCGTCGGCGACGCCACGGTCACGGTGCGTTTCACCAAGGGCGGACTGACCAGCTACTTCCTCGACCTCGCGAGCATCGCGAACGGGAAGGGGATGGCAGTCGCCGAGGTGACCAGCGACGGCGTGGCAGTGCCATTCACGCATCGTGAGAACCGCCTCACCATGACGCTGGGCCGTGCGCCGGCGGCGGGTGAGCTGCGTCGCTTCCGGGTGCGGTACCACGGGATTCCGGCCGGCGGCCTGATGGTGGGACTCAACAAGTTCAAGGAGCGCTGCTTCTTCTCGTGGAACTGGCCCGACCAGGCACGGCAGTGGCTGCCGATGATCGACCACCCCTCGGACAAGGCGACGAGCGAGTTCATCGTCACGGCGCCGACCAAGTATGCGGTCGTCGCCAACGGACTGCTCCAGTCCGAGATCTCCCGGGGGGACGGCACCAAGCGGACGCACTGGGCGCAGTCGGTGCCCATCTCGTCATGGTTGAATGCCATCGGCGTCGCCCAGTTTGCGGTGCATCACGCCGGCACCGTCCGGGGCGTGGCGCTGCAGACCTGGGTGGCCTATCAGGAGCTCGAGAACGGCATCCTGACCTACGAGGCACCGGCCCGCCAGGCGATGGAGTTCTTCAGCGACTACATCGGGCCTTACCCGTACGAGAAGCTGGCCAACGTGGCGGCAGCCTTCGGCGGCGGCGGGACCGAGCACGCCAGCGCGATCTTCTACGGCGAGAACACCGTCCGCACCACGCCGCAGACGTCGCTCGTGGCGCATGAGATTGCACATCAGTGGTTCGGCGATGCCGTGACCGAAAGTGACTGGGACGATGCCTGGCTCAGCGAAGGCTTCGCCACCTACTTCACGCTGCTCTTCACCGAGCACTATGACGGGCGCGACGCCTTCGTCGCGGGTCTCCAGCGGGCGCGGACCACGGCACTGGCCGCCGAGACGCGGGTCAACCATCCGGTGGTCCATGCCAACCCGGCGGACCTGCGCGGGGTGATCCCGAACCTGGTCTACCAGAAGGGTGCCTGGGTCCTCCACATGCTCCGCGTCCAGCTTGGCGATGGGGTCTTCCGCACCGGGATCCGCGAATATTCCAAGCGCTACCGTGATGCCAATGCCTCGTCGGATGACCTGCAGCGGGTCATGGAAGAGGTGTCGGGCCAGTCGCTTGGCTGGTTCTTCGAGCAGTGGTTGCATCGTACCATCTCGCCCGCGATCACGGGGACATGGAGCTGGGATGACGCCCGGAAGGTGGTCGTCATCGAGCTTCGGCAGACGCAGGCCGGTGCGCCGTACCGCCTCTCGCTGGATGTGGGCATCGTGCCTGACAGCATCGGAGCGGCCACGACAGTGTCGACGATGCCGTTCGCGGGCGCGAGCACGCGGATCGAGATCCCGAGCGCGCGGGCGCCACGGGATGTGGTTCTCGACCCGCGGACCCGGCTCCTGATGACGCCCCCTGCATTCACCCGGAAGTAACCACCACAAGGAACGGACCGCATGGCACGTCGCACCAGCATCGCCGCAGTGGCGCTCGTCCTCTCGGCGGCGCCAATGGCCGCGCAAGGCGGCTTCACCGACGTCTTCCCGCCGGAGGAGTTCGCCGCCCACCGCGCCAAGGTGACGGAGCACATCGGCGAGGGGGTGGCAGTGATCCAGGGCGCCACCGAGGCCCGCGGCGAATGGACGCTGCGGCAGGGGAACCAGTTCTTCTACCTGAGTGGCGTCATCGAGCCACGCGCGATGCTGATCATCGATGGCCGCACCAAGCGTACGACACTCTTCCTGAATGCCGCCACGCCCAGAGTCCGCCAGTACGGGCCCTATCTGACGGCGACCGACTCCGCTCGGCGGGTGACCGGCGTCGACGCCGTCATGCCTCGCGACTCCTTTGCGGTCATGCTCGCCGCGCTGGACGGTCGCGTCATCTACACCCCCTTCCGACCGGAGACGCAGAGCAGCGAATCGGCTAGTGACGTCGCCGGCTATTTCCGTCGCTCCAAGGCCGATCCCTGGGACGGGCGCGTCTCGCGGGAGGAGCTGTTCGTGGCGGCAGTGAAGCGCACGGTGCCGGCGGCGCAGATCAAGGACCTCGATCCGATCCTCGACTCGCTGCGGGCCTTCAAGACGCCGCGAGAGATCGCGCTGATCCGCGAGGCGAGCCGTCTCGCCGGACTCGGGATCATGGAAGCGATGCGGGACACCAAACCGGGGATGCTCGAGCACGAGCTCGAGGCGCCGGCCGAGTATGTCTACAAGCGGGGCGGGGCGTATGGCACGTCGTACTTCCCGTTGATCGCCGGCGGGCCGCGGATGCAGTACACCCACTATCACAAGAACCGGGGCACGCTGGTCGACGGTGAGCTGCTGCAGTTCGACTGGGCCCCCGACCTCGGCAACTACACCGCCGACGTGACGCGCGTCTGGCCGGTCAACGGCAAGTTCACGCCCAGGCAGCGCGAGTACTACACCATCTACCTCCGTCTCTATCAGGCGGTGTTGACCTCCATCCGCCCGCACGTGACCGCGCGCGCCGTCATGGACAGCGCGTACGTCAAGATGCAGTCGATCATGGCGGGGTATCGCTTCACCGATCCGCGGATCAAGGCGGCCG from Gemmatimonadota bacterium includes these protein-coding regions:
- a CDS encoding PhzF family phenazine biosynthesis protein, whose protein sequence is MSDGNEAAKVQRIAAFSDGNQGGNPAGVWIGDAFPSDAEMQRTAHEVGFSETSFAVPTATGFRVRYFAPASEVPFCGHATIALGAALALAHGDGTFALELNDARITVEGRRDGTVVMAALQSPPTRSAPVSPLLTSEVLGMFGYTAQDLDSRIPPAIAHGGADHLVVILKSRALLAAMRYDQEAGRALMQREGLVTILFGWAESAQRFHTRNPFASGGVYEDPATGAATAAFAGYLRDIGWPHGGVIDIVQGEDMGMRSLLRAEIPDVPGSSIRVSGTARVMER
- a CDS encoding TonB family protein, coding for MTALTAALLAGCSSTVPAPTPAPAPAPAASASSRTATATTERLPACSGPVVDGRVFTSDEIDLPPAYRDGPAVQYPAALRQAGVKGRVTLAYIINGDGSVDSTSVTVISSTNPAFEEPSRRVAAATRFWPGCLRGQPVRTRVTQGIMFDVRRDGGGAP
- a CDS encoding amidase, with the protein product MPLTRREALETLGALFAAPLLRWPVLPPDPLAGTILQFQTGRARGEWTALTVTRQAIDHSYAWNRRLHSTDLLSDRALAEAAASDQRARRGALRGPLDGVPLFAKSIYDMAGLPTTASSAAWAELFPEPVRHDSLEVARLRAAGAVLLGKTAADDFAYRGNGTASLSGQVINPYDSADIKTPGGSSAGSAVSVACGIAFAALGTDDGGSNRIPAQFTGVVGVKPTFGLVPRSGVIPTWPYLDTHGPLSRFVADAALMLDAIAGPDASDGLALTSPWRRGSLTSLDDHALRGARLGLVEFHVPRDQMSPESVALFDRSIADLKSAGAIVEPFAPVVTRATVRQLFAASATSRKDVRPDPNSPAATANALLRYFQRQGSAHAERDVQRGLAAFQKFYDVLPKEWEAMAKLMVQPYESDPAGVSFARSRAEVTAQLAESFRQQRIEAMVYPTMPFPAPRAVDNWPDIRTTLGYGNWLGLPEVSVPSGLGSDGMPGGNLSFVGLPGSDARLLALAHSYEQASKRFVAPKVPG
- a CDS encoding M1 family metallopeptidase encodes the protein MRDAYPRQPGIDVQHYRFELALNDSTDDLVGDATVTVRFTKGGLTSYFLDLASIANGKGMAVAEVTSDGVAVPFTHRENRLTMTLGRAPAAGELRRFRVRYHGIPAGGLMVGLNKFKERCFFSWNWPDQARQWLPMIDHPSDKATSEFIVTAPTKYAVVANGLLQSEISRGDGTKRTHWAQSVPISSWLNAIGVAQFAVHHAGTVRGVALQTWVAYQELENGILTYEAPARQAMEFFSDYIGPYPYEKLANVAAAFGGGGTEHASAIFYGENTVRTTPQTSLVAHEIAHQWFGDAVTESDWDDAWLSEGFATYFTLLFTEHYDGRDAFVAGLQRARTTALAAETRVNHPVVHANPADLRGVIPNLVYQKGAWVLHMLRVQLGDGVFRTGIREYSKRYRDANASSDDLQRVMEEVSGQSLGWFFEQWLHRTISPAITGTWSWDDARKVVVIELRQTQAGAPYRLSLDVGIVPDSIGAATTVSTMPFAGASTRIEIPSARAPRDVVLDPRTRLLMTPPAFTRK
- a CDS encoding aminopeptidase P N-terminal domain-containing protein; translated protein: MAAVALVLSAAPMAAQGGFTDVFPPEEFAAHRAKVTEHIGEGVAVIQGATEARGEWTLRQGNQFFYLSGVIEPRAMLIIDGRTKRTTLFLNAATPRVRQYGPYLTATDSARRVTGVDAVMPRDSFAVMLAALDGRVIYTPFRPETQSSESASDVAGYFRRSKADPWDGRVSREELFVAAVKRTVPAAQIKDLDPILDSLRAFKTPREIALIREASRLAGLGIMEAMRDTKPGMLEHELEAPAEYVYKRGGAYGTSYFPLIAGGPRMQYTHYHKNRGTLVDGELLQFDWAPDLGNYTADVTRVWPVNGKFTPRQREYYTIYLRLYQAVLTSIRPHVTARAVMDSAYVKMQSIMAGYRFTDPRIKAAAQAMMDRYKPAPAGSTGRGGSLGHTVGMEVHDVPNITRTLEPGYIFTIEPQMTIDGAGELSVRLEDMILITETGYEVLSAFVPIEIADIEALMKQPGIGERALTVPAKGRP